One genomic window of Desulfuribacillus stibiiarsenatis includes the following:
- a CDS encoding ABC transporter ATP-binding protein, translated as MSFIQLKDVTKVYDSKGVSFTALQKVDLTIERGEFVSLMGPSGSGKSTLLTILGTLNPPSTGKLMIDDIDIYQLSQERRADFRYSYTGFVFQQMHLLPYLSAIENVMLPLSVSKYSGKEQLTMAEQVLDKVGLLNKKHRLPNEMSGGEQQRVAIARAIVNNPPIVFADEPTGSLDTKTGEEILELFKSLNKQGHTIIMVTHNPETVEYVSRVVVIRDGLIESDTYRSKGE; from the coding sequence ATGAGTTTCATTCAATTAAAGGATGTTACAAAGGTATATGACAGCAAAGGCGTATCATTTACTGCCTTACAAAAGGTTGATTTAACTATTGAACGGGGAGAGTTTGTATCCTTAATGGGACCTTCAGGTTCAGGAAAGAGTACACTTCTAACGATTTTAGGAACTTTAAACCCTCCTAGTACTGGTAAACTTATGATAGATGATATTGATATCTATCAATTATCACAAGAACGACGTGCAGATTTCCGTTATTCATATACGGGCTTTGTCTTTCAACAGATGCACTTATTGCCATATCTGTCAGCCATAGAAAATGTTATGCTACCATTATCCGTAAGTAAGTACAGTGGGAAAGAACAATTGACTATGGCTGAACAGGTGCTAGATAAAGTAGGTCTATTAAATAAGAAACATCGCCTTCCTAATGAGATGTCCGGAGGAGAGCAGCAGAGAGTAGCAATTGCAAGAGCAATCGTCAACAATCCACCGATTGTATTTGCCGATGAACCTACGGGAAGCTTAGATACGAAAACTGGCGAAGAAATATTAGAGCTATTTAAGTCATTGAACAAACAAGGCCATACAATCATTATGGTTACCCATAATCCGGAAACAGTTGAGTACGTTTCAAGGGTGGTTGTCATACGTGATGGCTTGATTGAATCCGATACCTACAGAAGTAAAGGAGAGTGA
- a CDS encoding ABC transporter permease: MRLEAIAIKSILRRRQRALFLILILVTAVAIVNTLYQLNRSMSLEIGDTFDKLGPNIIISAASSDHDLSYGGVSLSSKNTEANHLIADDYMKVYQIHDRDSIAVVSPKLVDVGVIDNQQKALLLGIYFQFEEQLKPWWNWQGKLPFKENEVLLGYELAQKLKKTVGGTLILENKEFQITGVLERNGTDEDQILFLPLLTLQDIKNHGERISFIEVAALCSTCPLPEITEQIRHVLPHSNVTGLQESVKMRTDTVERIQEFMVIGTIVIIIISSFVIGMTMMNYVYDRRVEIGILRAVGYRRLYIFEMLLTEALILGTVGGLVGYSLGTFFADFITPYLIHIPLTITYSWTLGLTSVAATVGLTILASLVPIIRATKIDPVEALKI, encoded by the coding sequence ATGAGACTAGAAGCAATAGCTATAAAAAGTATTTTAAGGCGCCGTCAACGCGCCTTATTTCTTATCTTAATCCTTGTTACAGCAGTGGCCATAGTGAATACCTTATATCAACTCAATCGTTCCATGAGCCTTGAAATTGGAGATACCTTTGATAAGTTGGGTCCTAATATTATCATTTCAGCTGCATCGTCAGATCATGATTTGTCATATGGGGGGGTCTCTTTATCCAGCAAAAACACGGAAGCGAATCATTTGATTGCTGATGACTATATGAAAGTATACCAAATTCATGATCGAGACAGTATTGCCGTTGTATCTCCTAAATTAGTCGATGTCGGAGTCATTGACAATCAGCAGAAAGCTCTGCTATTAGGAATATATTTTCAATTTGAAGAACAGCTTAAGCCTTGGTGGAATTGGCAAGGCAAGCTTCCATTCAAAGAAAACGAAGTTCTGCTTGGTTATGAATTAGCCCAAAAGCTTAAAAAGACCGTTGGAGGTACTCTTATCCTAGAAAATAAGGAATTTCAAATTACTGGGGTATTAGAACGGAACGGTACGGATGAAGATCAGATTTTATTTTTGCCATTGTTAACGTTGCAAGATATTAAGAATCACGGGGAACGTATATCGTTCATTGAAGTGGCTGCTCTATGTAGTACGTGTCCGTTACCTGAAATTACTGAGCAAATCCGTCATGTTCTACCACATTCTAATGTAACTGGCCTACAAGAATCAGTGAAAATGAGAACAGATACAGTAGAGAGAATTCAAGAATTTATGGTGATTGGCACGATTGTCATTATCATTATTAGCAGTTTCGTCATTGGCATGACCATGATGAATTATGTATATGATCGTAGGGTAGAAATTGGGATCTTAAGAGCAGTAGGATATAGAAGATTATATATTTTTGAAATGCTTTTAACAGAAGCACTCATATTAGGTACGGTTGGAGGCCTAGTAGGGTACAGCCTAGGAACATTTTTCGCTGATTTCATTACTCCTTACTTGATTCATATTCCTCTGACGATTACTTATAGTTGGACGTTAGGTCTGACTTCGGTTGCTGCTACTGTTGGATTAACAATCTTAGCAAGTCTAGTTCCAATAATTCGTGCTACGAAAATTGATCCGGTCGAAGCATTAAAAATATAG
- a CDS encoding CcmD family protein → MGLNYLFAAYFIIWTMIFFYTLSLGRRQSQLAKELDVISEQLQSLESKK, encoded by the coding sequence ATGGGCTTAAACTATTTATTTGCAGCATATTTCATCATCTGGACGATGATTTTCTTTTACACTCTATCACTTGGAAGAAGACAATCACAGCTTGCTAAGGAATTAGACGTAATTAGTGAACAACTACAGTCTTTAGAATCGAAAAAGTAA
- a CDS encoding Fe-S-containing protein produces the protein MVQDKKQEFSDGKRNKGLNLVVVGIVILIVAGLAVYFLSGEEDIARGRYTPGDFNTGAAFDYGTVTPMTQVENHLDGDKVILSLQEVEAAGLIYSQVPVGDSYMPITSFIAPSGRLVVAFSICEPCRSETFRIDGVRDQIICESCGTIWTMEPLVGVSGGCLDHPPEEIYYEVLGDEIQIPFQQIKDWKPREF, from the coding sequence TTGGTACAAGATAAGAAACAAGAATTCTCTGATGGTAAACGTAACAAAGGGTTGAATCTTGTAGTAGTAGGAATCGTGATCTTGATCGTGGCAGGATTAGCAGTTTACTTCTTATCAGGTGAAGAAGATATTGCGAGAGGTCGTTATACGCCGGGAGATTTTAATACTGGAGCTGCCTTTGATTATGGAACAGTGACTCCAATGACGCAAGTGGAAAATCACTTAGATGGAGATAAAGTAATTCTTTCATTACAGGAAGTAGAAGCAGCTGGTTTAATTTATTCGCAAGTTCCTGTTGGGGACAGCTATATGCCAATTACTTCTTTTATTGCACCTTCAGGAAGGTTAGTAGTTGCTTTTAGTATCTGTGAACCGTGCAGATCAGAAACGTTTAGAATAGACGGAGTAAGAGATCAAATTATCTGTGAATCTTGTGGTACGATTTGGACGATGGAGCCACTAGTCGGAGTTAGTGGTGGTTGCTTAGATCATCCTCCTGAAGAAATCTATTACGAAGTGCTAGGAGACGAGATTCAAATTCCATTTCAGCAAATTAAAGATTGGAAACCACGCGAGTTCTAA
- a CDS encoding heme exporter protein CcmB: MLSALKAIIGKDIIMEFKTKQMTSAMLIFSGLVIVIFSFAFDLSMDVLQKVLPGMIWVALIFSSILGLNRSFTMEKSNDCMQGLLLIPSDRTMIFLGKFISNLIFVLLTQIVIVPGFFILFDYRFQGSVALLSLVLLVGTIGFIAIGTFLAALASNSRMSDMLLPIILFPVSVPLIIAGVQSTSFIFQGQGFEAFSSWLYLMIVFDVIFLVIPYMLFDYVMEV; this comes from the coding sequence GTGCTTAGTGCTCTGAAAGCAATTATAGGTAAAGATATAATCATGGAATTTAAGACTAAGCAAATGACTAGTGCAATGCTTATATTTAGCGGTCTAGTAATTGTGATATTTAGCTTTGCGTTTGACCTGAGTATGGATGTATTGCAAAAGGTATTGCCAGGGATGATTTGGGTTGCACTTATATTTTCATCAATTTTAGGTTTAAATCGCTCGTTTACTATGGAGAAGAGTAATGATTGTATGCAAGGATTATTACTCATCCCAAGTGATCGTACGATGATATTTTTAGGAAAATTCATTAGTAATCTAATCTTTGTCTTACTAACACAAATTGTTATCGTTCCAGGATTCTTTATATTGTTTGATTACAGATTCCAAGGAAGCGTAGCACTGCTTTCTCTTGTTTTATTAGTAGGTACGATTGGATTTATTGCTATAGGTACATTCTTAGCAGCTTTAGCTTCTAATTCAAGAATGAGTGATATGCTCTTGCCAATTATTTTGTTCCCTGTATCCGTTCCATTGATTATTGCAGGTGTGCAAAGTACAAGCTTCATTTTTCAAGGGCAGGGCTTTGAAGCTTTTAGTTCATGGTTATATTTAATGATTGTGTTTGATGTGATTTTTCTAGTAATTCCTTATATGTTGTTTGACTATGTCATGGAGGTGTAG
- a CDS encoding ABC transporter permease, with protein sequence MKLLDIAHKSIVERKGKSFFLLTGLALGFITIITLMSVTEYLEDSIDQNLRKHGINLLISPYSEEINLVYNGITIASDNLQESSFLANEDLTLIQNILQGYNHTSIVKSVVLGSINNQDALFVITDLEKEVASKSYWAVDQDTLKRVLNDGILLGYNHNITLYGQLPEKHSEHGQQTNVEIVVEKNDLHEDEENCDEIKLGFESSVIEIEQYAIIEEQGNETDFLVYIDRKYWESIFPAQDVRNVMELHINTSSMEEVHSIVERISLQAPNTQVKIQQGSMEARQNLFQEFKGYTNFTIITITIVGLFLVMTTMISSVNERVREFGIMRTAGFRKSHIAKVILMETITLVLIAIVFATIIGIIAGNYVIYRIEAESLTLFVPWQSLLYITGLGSFISVLAALYPAMRAANLDPIESIRSI encoded by the coding sequence ATGAAACTGTTGGATATTGCACATAAAAGTATAGTGGAACGTAAGGGTAAATCTTTTTTTCTACTTACAGGATTGGCCCTTGGATTTATTACAATTATCACGTTAATGAGTGTGACGGAATATTTAGAGGATTCAATTGACCAAAATTTGCGAAAACATGGAATTAACCTGTTAATCAGCCCTTATAGCGAAGAAATTAACCTAGTCTATAATGGAATTACGATTGCAAGTGATAACCTTCAAGAAAGCTCGTTTTTAGCAAACGAAGACCTGACATTGATTCAAAATATCCTTCAAGGATATAATCATACGTCAATCGTTAAGTCTGTAGTATTGGGGTCAATTAATAATCAAGATGCACTATTCGTAATTACTGATTTGGAAAAGGAAGTAGCATCTAAGAGTTATTGGGCAGTTGATCAAGATACTTTAAAAAGAGTTCTTAATGATGGGATACTACTTGGTTATAATCATAATATTACACTTTATGGGCAGCTTCCAGAAAAGCATTCGGAACATGGCCAACAAACCAATGTAGAAATAGTGGTAGAAAAGAATGATTTACACGAAGACGAAGAGAATTGCGATGAGATTAAACTTGGTTTTGAATCTTCAGTGATTGAGATAGAACAGTATGCAATCATTGAAGAGCAAGGAAATGAGACAGATTTCCTTGTATATATAGATCGAAAATATTGGGAAAGTATATTTCCAGCCCAAGATGTAAGAAACGTAATGGAGCTTCACATCAATACAAGTAGTATGGAGGAAGTACACTCGATAGTTGAGCGTATCTCTTTACAAGCACCGAATACGCAAGTAAAGATTCAACAAGGGAGTATGGAAGCGAGACAGAATTTATTCCAAGAATTTAAAGGATATACAAACTTCACAATTATTACGATTACGATTGTAGGGTTATTTCTTGTCATGACAACGATGATTTCGTCTGTCAATGAACGAGTGAGGGAATTTGGGATTATGCGTACAGCAGGATTCCGTAAATCGCATATTGCAAAAGTGATCTTAATGGAAACGATTACTCTAGTGCTTATTGCGATTGTGTTTGCCACGATTATAGGGATTATAGCGGGTAATTATGTTATATATCGCATTGAAGCAGAGAGTTTAACGCTGTTTGTTCCATGGCAGTCTTTACTATATATCACTGGCTTAGGAAGCTTTATTAGTGTATTGGCCGCCCTTTATCCAGCTATGCGTGCAGCGAACTTAGATCCAATCGAATCGATTAGAAGCATATAA
- the ccsA gene encoding cytochrome c biogenesis protein CcsA, with protein sequence MNQSISLGNWHKILGWITFVLVSVSLYFIFIYTPEDVRLGVVQKIFYFHVASAWLAFFAFFVVFVTSIIFLLKRSRVYDVIAVASAEIGVLFTTIVLTTGPIWGRSSWNAWWSWEPRLTTTLILWFIYIAYIMIRVSDMEWEKKARLSAVFGIIGFIDVPIVFFSIKWWNSKLHPTVIKEGGGGLAPEMLFTLILSVITFTFLYFYLLQKGIAIGNMRNKVNEIKDKLKNAM encoded by the coding sequence GTGAATCAATCGATTAGTTTGGGAAACTGGCATAAAATCTTAGGTTGGATAACCTTTGTACTTGTCAGTGTGTCACTATATTTCATATTTATTTATACTCCAGAAGATGTACGTCTAGGAGTTGTACAAAAGATTTTTTACTTTCACGTAGCATCTGCATGGTTAGCTTTTTTTGCGTTTTTCGTGGTATTTGTCACAAGTATAATTTTTTTACTGAAGAGAAGTCGTGTATATGATGTAATCGCTGTTGCATCAGCAGAGATTGGAGTATTATTCACTACAATCGTTTTGACTACTGGTCCAATTTGGGGAAGATCTTCTTGGAATGCTTGGTGGTCTTGGGAACCTAGATTAACGACTACGCTAATCCTTTGGTTTATCTATATCGCTTATATTATGATCCGTGTATCAGATATGGAATGGGAAAAGAAAGCCAGATTATCTGCAGTATTTGGAATCATAGGGTTTATTGATGTGCCAATTGTGTTCTTCTCAATTAAATGGTGGAACTCTAAGCTACATCCTACTGTGATAAAAGAAGGTGGCGGTGGACTTGCCCCAGAGATGTTATTTACGCTAATTCTTAGTGTAATAACGTTTACATTCTTATATTTCTACCTGTTACAAAAGGGTATAGCCATTGGTAATATGAGAAACAAAGTAAATGAGATTAAAGATAAACTAAAAAACGCTATGTAA
- a CDS encoding ABC transporter ATP-binding protein, giving the protein MLAVKDISKSIGGKNIIHPVSFEVPEGQFVTVLGPNGAGKSTLFKLLSLATPPTTGSITINGKSAKDKSVALRKEIGVISHHTFLYDNLSALENLRFYGQAYEVKNLESRIKEVLRYVGLQLYIHDPVRTFSRGMQQRLSIARAILHSPSLLFLDEPYTGLDQQAIQILNDVLQSLHNEKRTLFMITHNYEEALTLSNRLLVLAKGSIIYDDISTGIRSDEFRRLYLQLVGGEVTRA; this is encoded by the coding sequence ATGTTAGCAGTAAAAGATATATCGAAATCCATTGGTGGCAAAAATATTATACACCCTGTATCTTTTGAAGTCCCTGAGGGACAATTTGTAACAGTTCTAGGGCCCAACGGTGCTGGGAAAAGTACACTTTTTAAATTGCTATCTCTAGCAACTCCTCCAACAACTGGTTCTATCACAATAAACGGGAAGTCTGCTAAAGATAAAAGCGTAGCATTGCGCAAGGAAATCGGAGTGATAAGTCATCATACATTTTTGTATGATAACTTATCTGCTCTTGAGAATTTACGCTTTTACGGGCAAGCCTATGAAGTGAAGAATTTAGAAAGTAGAATTAAAGAGGTATTAAGATATGTAGGATTACAGCTATATATCCATGATCCAGTACGAACATTTTCAAGAGGAATGCAACAGAGACTATCAATAGCACGGGCAATTTTACATAGCCCGTCATTATTATTTCTAGATGAACCATACACGGGGTTAGATCAACAAGCGATACAAATTTTAAATGATGTTTTACAATCTTTGCATAATGAAAAACGCACATTATTTATGATAACTCACAACTATGAAGAGGCTTTAACATTGAGTAATCGTCTACTCGTCTTAGCAAAAGGGTCAATTATTTATGACGATATCTCTACAGGTATCCGTTCAGATGAATTTAGGCGGCTTTACTTACAACTTGTTGGAGGTGAAGTGACGCGTGCTTAG